In Verrucomicrobiota bacterium, one DNA window encodes the following:
- the rpoD gene encoding RNA polymerase sigma factor RpoD, which produces MANSKAAKKASSGPRAPKKAKKKTQGKAAKKGARKKEPFLPADEETLKTKIRHLVKLAKEQGYLTFDDLGESLSDFDYTPDQIDEVYSRLQSMEFQIIDAARVDSLKKPAKAAPAEKAAEEGEDEEEEDESKNSSLDVLDDPVRMYLKQMGQVPLLSREEEVAISKRIEKANNEIRRCIYRYGFIAQAHLSIASKLIDGSERFDRIIQDKKVENRDRYVRSLKPLIENLQQVISECSQTFAKLNQKPTEKKFADFDEKLTALPKLYNKLYLKPSVLEELIEVCDVFHNKVGDCLARDCSELEREDLESQAWVDLDGFLESHAELKSWANEASKARTEMVEANLRLVISIAKKYTNRGLSFLDLIQEGNMGLMKAVERFEYKRGYKFSTYATWWIRQAISRSIADQARTIRIPVHMIETINKLMRVQKQLVQEFGREPTPDELAEEIKLPVERVSAVMKMAQQPVSLHAPVGDGEDSSFGDFLEDKSMDTPMEIASAAVLKDKIREVLDTLSDRERDVLEERFGLKDGYARTLEEVGKRFQVTRERIRQIEAKALRKMRHPTRIRLLEGFLDLEQI; this is translated from the coding sequence ATGGCCAACTCTAAGGCTGCCAAAAAAGCCTCTTCAGGTCCTCGTGCGCCCAAAAAGGCCAAAAAGAAAACCCAGGGCAAAGCTGCTAAAAAAGGAGCACGCAAAAAAGAGCCCTTTCTCCCAGCCGACGAAGAGACCCTCAAGACGAAAATCCGTCACCTCGTCAAGTTGGCAAAGGAGCAGGGCTACCTCACCTTTGATGACCTGGGAGAAAGTCTCTCCGACTTCGATTACACCCCGGACCAGATCGATGAAGTCTACTCTCGGCTCCAAAGCATGGAGTTCCAGATCATCGACGCCGCGCGGGTAGACAGTCTCAAAAAACCAGCCAAAGCCGCCCCCGCCGAGAAAGCCGCCGAAGAAGGGGAGGACGAGGAGGAAGAAGACGAGAGCAAGAACTCCTCGCTGGACGTCCTTGATGATCCCGTCCGGATGTATCTGAAGCAGATGGGGCAGGTGCCGCTCTTGAGTCGGGAAGAAGAAGTGGCCATCTCCAAGCGGATCGAGAAGGCCAATAATGAAATCCGGCGTTGCATCTACCGCTACGGCTTCATCGCCCAAGCCCACTTGTCGATCGCCAGCAAGTTGATCGATGGCAGCGAACGCTTTGATCGCATCATTCAGGATAAGAAGGTCGAGAATCGGGATCGCTACGTCCGCTCTCTCAAGCCACTCATTGAAAACTTGCAGCAGGTCATCTCAGAATGCTCCCAGACCTTCGCCAAACTCAATCAAAAGCCGACTGAAAAGAAGTTTGCCGACTTCGATGAAAAACTGACCGCCCTCCCCAAACTCTACAACAAGCTCTACCTCAAGCCCTCGGTTCTCGAAGAGCTGATCGAAGTCTGCGACGTCTTTCACAACAAAGTCGGCGATTGCCTGGCGCGGGACTGTTCCGAGCTCGAGCGCGAGGACCTGGAGTCCCAGGCCTGGGTCGATTTGGATGGCTTCCTGGAAAGCCACGCCGAGCTGAAATCCTGGGCCAACGAAGCCTCCAAGGCCCGCACCGAAATGGTGGAAGCCAACCTTCGCTTGGTCATCTCCATCGCCAAGAAATACACCAACCGCGGGCTCTCCTTCCTCGACCTCATTCAAGAGGGAAACATGGGTCTGATGAAGGCCGTCGAACGCTTCGAATACAAGCGCGGCTACAAATTCTCGACCTACGCCACCTGGTGGATTCGCCAAGCCATCAGCCGCTCCATCGCGGACCAAGCCCGCACCATCCGGATCCCCGTCCACATGATCGAAACCATCAACAAGCTCATGCGGGTGCAAAAGCAGTTGGTGCAGGAATTTGGACGCGAACCCACCCCGGATGAGCTGGCCGAGGAAATCAAGCTCCCGGTCGAACGAGTCAGCGCGGTCATGAAAATGGCCCAACAACCGGTCTCCCTGCACGCTCCAGTCGGCGATGGGGAGGACAGCAGTTTCGGCGACTTTCTCGAAGACAAGTCCATGGATACCCCCATGGAAATCGCCTCGGCTGCCGTGCTGAAAGACAAAATCCGCGAAGTGCTCGACACCCTCTCCGATCGCGAGCGAGATGTCCTCGAGGAGCGCTTTGGCCTCAAGGACGGCTACGCCCGGACCTTGGAAGAGGTCGGGAAGCGCTTTCAAGTCACCCGCGAAAGAATCCGGCAAATCGAAGCCAAGGCCCTTCGGAAAATGCGACACCCCACCCGCATCCGTCTCCTGGAAGGCTTTCTCGATCTCGAGCAGATCTGA
- the dnaG gene encoding DNA primase → MGRITQDSIDQVLAETDIVDVVGEHVQLKRSGGNYTGLCPFHDERTPSFNVSPSRQIYKCFGCGAGGSAFKFLMEFHRIPFPEAVKRLADKAGITLREEAGSGDEDKTAQRRAAALEVLQAAAAFFHQLLLKSPEAAEARAYLKSRGLNSEIARRWQLGYAPPESESFLAWARSQKFKARQLIDAGLAALKDEAQPKGGLYARFRDRILFPVSNDYGDTIAFSGRLLDPNAKTAKYLNSPETVLFEKSRTFYALDRTKRAILREKAVLVCEGQLDLITCVEHGIENVVAPLGTAFTEQHARILRRHAERILLCYDSDAAGQKAAERTFRQLAAFGCEVRLVRLPAGEDPDSLIRSQGPEAFRGLLEFAQEFLTHRIHELREEFAIDTASGRMQAARLLAGSISAYTENIALEAAVDQAASSLRLAREDLLRLVHQEQKRPLRRETTSGADGPTEASRSSLLDLVRQNRALARLCLACITSDQLRAQVRDSLSAESFPQIEGGELLSQLASSQVALEEPGAISQVLSRLSGEMSDWLSQALFEQEQTLTAPEVGSALKAVRRDLLARRIAEEKGRLASSDLPAHEVLSIQKEVLDLQQQLRKLGASSSL, encoded by the coding sequence ATGGGACGCATCACGCAGGACAGTATCGACCAAGTCTTGGCGGAGACCGATATCGTGGACGTCGTGGGAGAACACGTCCAACTGAAGCGCTCGGGAGGCAACTACACGGGGCTTTGCCCCTTTCACGACGAGCGGACCCCCTCCTTCAACGTCAGTCCCAGCCGCCAAATCTACAAATGCTTCGGCTGCGGGGCGGGCGGGAGCGCCTTCAAATTTCTCATGGAATTCCATCGCATCCCCTTCCCGGAAGCGGTCAAGCGCTTGGCGGACAAGGCTGGCATCACCCTGCGAGAGGAGGCCGGCAGCGGGGACGAGGACAAGACCGCCCAACGGCGGGCCGCTGCCCTCGAGGTGCTGCAAGCGGCCGCCGCCTTCTTCCACCAACTCCTCCTGAAATCGCCGGAGGCCGCGGAAGCGCGCGCCTACCTGAAAAGCCGCGGCCTCAACAGCGAAATAGCCCGCCGCTGGCAGCTAGGCTACGCGCCTCCCGAGTCCGAATCTTTTCTCGCTTGGGCCCGCAGCCAAAAATTCAAAGCACGCCAGCTCATCGACGCCGGCTTGGCGGCCCTCAAAGACGAAGCCCAGCCCAAAGGCGGCCTCTACGCACGCTTCCGCGACCGCATTCTCTTCCCCGTGAGCAATGACTATGGGGACACCATTGCTTTCAGCGGTCGACTCCTCGATCCCAACGCCAAAACCGCCAAATACCTCAATTCCCCCGAAACCGTCCTCTTCGAGAAGAGCCGCACCTTCTACGCCCTGGACCGGACCAAGCGCGCCATCTTGCGAGAGAAGGCAGTCCTGGTCTGCGAAGGCCAGCTCGACCTCATCACCTGCGTGGAACACGGCATCGAAAACGTCGTCGCCCCCCTCGGCACCGCCTTCACCGAGCAACACGCCCGCATCCTTCGTCGCCACGCCGAGCGGATCCTCCTTTGCTACGACTCGGACGCGGCGGGACAAAAAGCCGCCGAGCGGACCTTCCGGCAGTTGGCTGCCTTTGGCTGTGAAGTGCGTCTGGTCCGTCTTCCAGCGGGAGAAGACCCCGACTCCCTCATCCGCTCCCAAGGACCCGAAGCCTTCCGGGGCTTGCTCGAGTTCGCCCAGGAATTCCTCACTCATCGCATCCACGAACTGCGGGAAGAATTCGCCATCGACACCGCCAGCGGACGCATGCAAGCCGCTCGCTTGCTCGCCGGAAGCATCTCCGCCTACACCGAGAACATTGCCCTGGAGGCAGCCGTCGACCAAGCGGCCTCCTCCCTTCGCCTCGCCCGAGAGGACCTTCTCCGACTCGTCCACCAGGAGCAAAAGCGCCCTCTCCGCCGGGAAACGACCTCCGGCGCGGACGGCCCGACCGAGGCCAGCCGCTCTTCGCTTCTCGACCTCGTGCGACAAAATCGAGCCCTCGCTAGACTCTGTCTCGCCTGCATCACGAGCGACCAACTCCGAGCCCAAGTGCGCGACTCCTTAAGCGCCGAAAGCTTTCCTCAAATCGAAGGGGGAGAACTCCTCTCCCAGTTAGCGAGCAGCCAAGTGGCCTTGGAAGAGCCCGGAGCCATCTCTCAAGTGCTCTCCCGGCTCAGCGGGGAGATGAGCGACTGGCTGAGCCAAGCGCTCTTCGAGCAAGAGCAGACCTTGACCGCGCCGGAAGTAGGCAGCGCTTTGAAAGCCGTTCGAAGAGACCTTCTGGCTCGTCGCATCGCGGAAGAGAAAGGTCGCTTGGCCTCGAGCGACCTTCCGGCACACGAGGTGCTCTCCATTCAAAAGGAAGTCCTTGACCTTCAGCAGCAGCTAAGAAAACTTGGAGCTTCTTCCTCTCTCTAA